In the Streptomyces sp. NBC_00193 genome, GCTTGAGCCTGGTGGAACGAACGGCCGCGCGGGCGGGCGCACGACTCGTCGCCGCACTGGCAGGTGTCCACTACGAGGGCACGAGCCTTGGGTGCGTGGCCGGGATCGATGCCGAAGAGGCGATACGCCGCTTGGCGGCAGTCCCAGTCTGCGGCAGAGAGCTGGAGCACCTACGCGAAGAACCCTGGGCGCACAACTTCGACGCGAGCCTGCAGGTCGTGGGCGTGACCACCGTGCGCGGTGGTTGCGTTCTCACCCAGCCGTGGGGCTACATCGCCTCGGCGCCGGGTGTTGTGACCCGCCTGTCCGCCGGAACACTCTGCTACGGGCTCTACGCCAATCCGAAGAGCGGCGACCAGGGGAGCATCGCCCGTAACGGCAGCCTTGAAGGCTCGGACCTCCACCCGGGCGGCGCGCCCTCTCCCGGCGACAGTTCCGAGGAAGTCCTGACCTCCTACCTCTACCGGCACAGCGCAGCAGCCTACGCATGCGGCTTCCCCGGACTTCGGCTGACCGATGCACGCGCCGTCACAGGACCGCCAGACATGTGGGTCGAACTGCCGCAGCGCAACTACTGGGAACAATGACCCGGAGCGACCCCGGGAGAACGACCCCAGGAAGTGGCGGAACTCACCAGGAGCCGAGGGCATGGCGGCAGGCTGTGCGCAGCCACTGACAGCCCGCCGGGGAATCGACCCCCTCCGCAGGACCGGCTCAGGCCCTGACCAGGGCCTGAGCAGGGCCTAGAAGAAGCCGAGCTTCTTGGGGGAGTAGGACACCAGGAGGTTCTTCGTCTCCTTGCGGTACAGCAGTTGCACCCATGCTGACCAGGTGAAAAGACAGTTGGCGCGGCTCTTTGACGGGGGCTGGTCCGGAAATGGTCCGGATCTTGGTCCTCGCGGTCCCCAGGCGGAGAAGCTGGCGTGGGATGGGAAGTTCTGGGAGCGATCCATGTCCTGCATGTCCCCGGCAGCTCGCCGGCTGGGGCTGAGGGTGAGGTCGTCTTACCGCCAAGGTGCCTGGGCGCGCTGTGCCTGTTGTTGTGCGGAGGTGGCATCTGCGCGAGCCATGGACAGGGGGTGGGGGAGCCGCCCAGCCGCTTGGGTGTTCCACCAGCCGTGGGCGTCGGGCGAGAACGCGGCCTTGGGGACGTTGTCGATGGCTT is a window encoding:
- a CDS encoding ankyrin repeat domain-containing protein, translated to MTGRKDGWAGMGWGWADHADVARRLDEGADPEAWSGGRPLHRAAAWGSPRVVAELAGRVVDVDALQDGTTALWEAVWSDRPDNARALAAAGADPWKPLIGGWSPGRLSLAGPKPGLFEAPEGMRGLSLVERTAARAGARLVAALAGVHYEGTSLGCVAGIDAEEAIRRLAAVPVCGRELEHLREEPWAHNFDASLQVVGVTTVRGGCVLTQPWGYIASAPGVVTRLSAGTLCYGLYANPKSGDQGSIARNGSLEGSDLHPGGAPSPGDSSEEVLTSYLYRHSAAAYACGFPGLRLTDARAVTGPPDMWVELPQRNYWEQ